The Benincasa hispida cultivar B227 chromosome 11, ASM972705v1, whole genome shotgun sequence genome has a segment encoding these proteins:
- the LOC120090884 gene encoding uncharacterized protein LOC120090884: protein MASRDFEPLGVMAFEGTTDLAEVKVWLDRIGKCFNVMNYPEDRKFGLVVFLLQKGAKKWWKMVSARQNSSIALLWPEFRKAYKDKYYPSSFREAKRDEFFRLVQGTLTVAKYEQKFMKLSQYALPIIAKEKYQCKRFENGLRKKIRTLVTSIAN from the coding sequence ATGGCATCGAGAGACTTCGAGCCCCTTGGTGTTATGGCCTTCGAGGGAACTACTGACCTCGCAGAAGTGAAGGTATGGTTGGACCGAATAGGGAAATGTTTCAATGTGATGAACTATCCGGAAGACCGTAAATTCGGGTTAGTTGTGTTTCTATTGCAAAAAGGAGCAAAAAAATGGTGGAAGATGGTATCTGCTAGGCAGAATAGCTCAATTGCTTTGTTGTGGCCTGAATTTAGGAAGGCTTACAAGGACAAGTATTACCCTAGCTCTTTTCGAGAAGCAAAAAGAGATGAGTTCTTTAGGTTGGTGCAAGGAACTTTAACAGTTGCTAAGTATGAACAGAAATTCATGAAACTATCTCAGTATGCTCTTCCCATTATAGCGAAAGAAAAATACCAATGTAAAAGGTTCGAGAATGGTTTGAGAAAGAAGATTAGAACTCTAGTAACTTCTATAGCCAACTGA